One Edaphobacter lichenicola DNA window includes the following coding sequences:
- a CDS encoding capsule assembly Wzi family protein — protein MRTKVSLCFAALSLCAASTAIAQTPTPPPAPPPASGSAPAPAPVPAPDGTTNGIAPYAAPQQSPAPAPVPSQPTPSATPPVANPSLPPPTQTAQPVVPPEQTSKERPFIGYPGYAPDDLKPPPDRLGSTYIPDDSWVYPAITRLYSMGFVNTMFLGMRPYTRRSILHMLQDSQGDIVNSGNEEAQSILAKLENEISEEDPDGGLIERGVVYGLDSSYTRLLGISGPILRDSYHLGQTISNDYGRPYQSGFNSIVGASGLGEWGPFSLYIRGEYQHAPSADGYSLDLAQLLSTVDLIIPYPGPQATIPLGPIPDQNPFRLVEAYASVHVLGHEVSGGKSDAWLGPGAGGSLAWSNNAENIYSFRINRVEPLYIPFVSKLLGPLRYDFFYGDLKGHNVPRDPWVHAEKFAFRPTENFEFGFERTIIFGGKGHSPVTLHTFLKGFFDPNDTTAAEKAGRDDPGARFSDFEASYRLPLLRKYVTFVVDSISHDDVTPISAPRRASYRTGLYLSQIPGVKGLDFRVEAVSTDPGVSVAHSGQLAYWETIQKQGYTNNGFIMGDWIGREAKGGQAWLTYHFSGNEWIQLEYLNKKTPANFIPGGTTQNQFKASIVKRLGKDVELNAWVQYEGWKAPVYKPGLQQDTSTAVQLTWYPKLRTGPSFH, from the coding sequence GTGCGGACCAAAGTTTCTCTTTGTTTTGCGGCACTGAGTTTATGTGCCGCATCGACAGCGATCGCGCAGACGCCAACGCCCCCTCCCGCTCCCCCACCAGCCTCGGGCTCTGCTCCGGCTCCAGCTCCAGTTCCAGCTCCAGACGGAACCACGAATGGCATTGCGCCTTATGCGGCGCCGCAACAATCGCCAGCGCCTGCGCCAGTTCCTTCGCAGCCGACACCCTCTGCAACTCCTCCTGTGGCAAACCCCTCGCTGCCTCCTCCTACGCAGACCGCCCAGCCGGTCGTCCCGCCAGAGCAGACGAGCAAGGAGAGACCGTTTATCGGTTATCCCGGCTATGCTCCTGACGATCTGAAGCCACCGCCGGACCGGCTGGGATCGACCTACATTCCGGACGATAGCTGGGTCTATCCGGCGATCACGCGGCTCTACTCGATGGGCTTCGTCAACACGATGTTTCTCGGGATGCGGCCTTATACGCGCCGCAGCATCCTGCATATGCTGCAGGACTCCCAGGGGGACATCGTCAACAGCGGCAACGAAGAGGCGCAGTCCATTCTCGCAAAGCTGGAGAACGAGATCAGCGAGGAGGATCCTGACGGCGGGCTGATTGAGCGCGGCGTTGTCTATGGGTTGGACTCCTCCTATACGCGCCTGCTGGGGATCAGCGGACCGATTCTGCGGGACAGCTACCATCTTGGCCAGACGATCAGTAACGACTATGGACGTCCCTACCAGAGCGGCTTCAACAGCATTGTGGGGGCTTCGGGGCTGGGAGAGTGGGGGCCGTTTTCGCTGTATATCCGCGGTGAGTATCAGCATGCCCCCTCGGCTGATGGGTACTCTCTCGATCTGGCGCAGCTTTTGTCTACGGTCGACCTGATCATTCCGTATCCGGGGCCTCAGGCCACGATTCCGCTGGGGCCGATCCCGGACCAGAATCCGTTTCGGCTGGTTGAGGCATACGCCTCGGTGCACGTGCTGGGCCACGAGGTCTCCGGCGGCAAGAGCGATGCATGGCTGGGACCGGGGGCAGGCGGCTCGCTGGCATGGTCCAACAACGCAGAGAATATCTACTCGTTTCGCATCAACCGGGTGGAACCGCTGTATATTCCCTTCGTGTCAAAGCTATTAGGTCCGCTGCGTTATGACTTTTTCTACGGCGACCTGAAGGGTCACAACGTTCCGCGAGACCCCTGGGTCCATGCGGAGAAGTTCGCATTCCGGCCTACGGAGAACTTTGAGTTCGGATTTGAGCGAACGATCATCTTTGGAGGAAAGGGGCATTCGCCGGTGACGCTGCACACGTTTCTGAAAGGCTTCTTCGACCCGAACGATACGACCGCGGCAGAGAAGGCAGGACGAGACGATCCCGGGGCAAGGTTCAGCGACTTTGAAGCCTCATACCGTCTTCCTTTGCTTCGCAAATATGTCACCTTCGTTGTGGACTCGATCTCGCATGACGATGTGACACCGATCAGCGCGCCTCGCCGTGCGTCGTATAGGACGGGGCTGTATCTCTCGCAGATTCCGGGAGTCAAAGGTCTGGATTTCAGGGTGGAGGCGGTATCCACGGACCCGGGCGTCTCGGTGGCCCACTCAGGACAGCTTGCTTATTGGGAGACGATCCAGAAGCAGGGCTATACGAATAACGGGTTCATCATGGGGGACTGGATCGGGCGCGAGGCCAAGGGCGGGCAGGCGTGGTTGACCTATCACTTCTCGGGCAATGAGTGGATTCAGCTGGAGTATCTGAACAAGAAGACGCCCGCGAACTTTATCCCCGGCGGGACGACGCAGAACCAGTTCAAGGCGAGCATTGTGAAGCGGCTGGGAAAAGATGTGGAGCTGAACGCATGGGTGCAGTATGAGGGCTGGAAGGCGCCGGTCTACAAGCCGGGACTGCAGCAGGATACTTCGACTGCGGTACAGCTGACCTGGTATCCGAAGTTACGGACTGGCCCGTCCTTTCATTAG
- a CDS encoding lysozyme inhibitor LprI family protein, with the protein MIPPVRCWLLLLATFICSGTIARAQHMNSASAPCRNVVVTVAMENCFDKAYKAADVGLNQRYSQISKVLQADDLQRLKVAQRLWIQFRDATCTAESNLYNGGTASGPAYSACLEELTRQRTTDLETIYGWVIANSK; encoded by the coding sequence ATGATCCCTCCTGTCCGTTGTTGGCTGCTCTTGCTCGCAACCTTCATTTGTTCCGGCACCATCGCCAGAGCCCAGCACATGAACTCCGCAAGCGCACCCTGCCGGAACGTTGTGGTGACCGTAGCCATGGAAAACTGCTTCGATAAAGCGTACAAAGCCGCTGATGTCGGACTGAATCAGAGATACAGTCAGATATCGAAGGTGCTGCAAGCGGATGACCTGCAACGGCTAAAAGTGGCGCAACGTCTTTGGATACAGTTTCGAGACGCGACCTGTACGGCAGAGAGTAATCTCTACAACGGTGGAACTGCGTCAGGCCCGGCCTATTCAGCTTGCCTTGAAGAACTAACACGCCAACGAACAACAGATCTCGAGACGATCTACGGCTGGGTTATCGCAAATTCCAAGTAA
- a CDS encoding thiamine pyrophosphate-dependent enzyme: MSDAGLYENPLVPNKKLLQMYSVMADARALDEHISGLQRGMKARRRLGSTRGEEACRVSTALELLPGDLVSDSQPGVVMDLITGAQSKTQIDSLLGRVAGFHEGKIDGAKLAREGALARVLPWVDDVGDRLRMAMGAALSFKTLKRGSVVAAYVGHSELDKKVWREIIESAAKLDLPMIFVVLPCKGKDKPGVPQLSAKVRRWGMPGMPVDVNDAVALYRVTQESLGRIRGGGGPVLIECKGYRVEGVRGEAAQDPLMQMQGFLLGRKVCTWAWLKRAGERLRKAYFMH; the protein is encoded by the coding sequence TTGAGCGACGCGGGGCTGTACGAAAATCCACTGGTGCCGAATAAGAAGTTGCTGCAGATGTATAGCGTGATGGCCGACGCGAGAGCTTTGGACGAGCACATTTCCGGGTTGCAGAGGGGCATGAAGGCGCGGCGACGGCTGGGTTCTACGCGCGGGGAGGAGGCTTGCCGGGTGAGCACGGCGCTGGAGCTGCTGCCGGGCGATCTGGTGAGCGACTCGCAGCCTGGCGTGGTGATGGATCTGATCACGGGCGCACAGTCGAAGACGCAGATCGACTCCCTGTTGGGGCGAGTGGCGGGGTTTCACGAAGGAAAGATCGACGGAGCGAAGCTGGCCCGGGAGGGTGCTCTGGCGCGGGTTTTGCCTTGGGTGGACGATGTGGGCGACCGGCTGCGAATGGCGATGGGTGCGGCGCTTTCGTTCAAGACGCTGAAGCGGGGGAGCGTGGTGGCCGCCTATGTTGGCCACTCGGAGCTGGACAAGAAGGTGTGGCGGGAGATTATCGAGTCCGCTGCGAAGTTGGATCTGCCGATGATCTTTGTGGTCTTACCATGCAAGGGCAAAGATAAACCTGGTGTGCCCCAACTGAGCGCGAAGGTTCGCAGGTGGGGGATGCCGGGGATGCCGGTGGACGTGAACGATGCGGTGGCTTTGTATCGCGTGACCCAGGAGTCGCTGGGCAGGATCCGGGGCGGCGGGGGTCCGGTTCTGATTGAATGCAAAGGATATCGGGTGGAGGGCGTGCGGGGAGAAGCTGCGCAGGACCCGCTGATGCAGATGCAGGGGTTTCTGCTGGGGCGCAAGGTCTGCACTTGGGCGTGGCTGAAGAGGGCCGGAGAGCGGCTTCGCAAGGCGTATTTCATGCACTGA
- the aceE gene encoding pyruvate dehydrogenase (acetyl-transferring), homodimeric type, producing MTTKLQEAAKQDFTAEVSEWIEAFDDVVAADWEQGSELLEALRKRAHEAGVPTPSELTTPYRNTIPKHDEIAYPGDRALERRVESLIRWNAMAMVHGQNKKDAGIGGHISTYSSLATLLEVGFNHFFHAKYTASGQEQPGDFVYFQGHASPGVYARAYLEGRLDDDRLKNFRHELRETPGLSSYPHPWLMPNFWNFPTVSMGIGPLNAIYQARFMRYLENRKLIEPTERKVWAFVGDGETDEVDSLGAISVAAREKLDNLIFVVNCNLQRLDGPVRGNKRIIDELEGVFRGAGWNVIKVIWGSDWDALFERDHTGLLLRRMEECVDGDFQRFKAKDGAYLREHFFGKYPELLELVKDMTDHQLAMLHRGGHDRTKIYNAYKRAVEHKGGPTVILAKTVKGYGLGSAQARNATHSEKKLADEGLAAFVKRFEIPIPEEAAKSGTPYRPAQDSPEIVYMQERRRELGGYLPTREVPKTEFKAPGLEYFGEWTAGSNKRAVSTTMGFVSILRHLMKDPAIGKLIVPIVPDEGRTFGLESAIRQVGIYAPEGQKYSPHDADMLLYYREDKDGQILEEGITEAGSMASFTAAGTAYVNYKVPAIPFYMYYSMFGFQRIGDMVWAFADSRGKGFLMGGTAGRTTMLGEGLQHQDGHSIVLASTVPTCVTYDPAFVYELAVVIQDGIRRMYEKGEDCFYYITMYNEDYAMPAMPEGSAEGILRGMYKLKPASGEATVQLFGSGPILNEVLRAQEILASKYNVHADVWSVTSYTELRRDALAVERWNRLHPAEKERVPYVLEALGSSAGPIIATSDYMKSVPDLLSPWLPSRLVTLGTDGFGRSDNREHLRRHFEVSAEAIVGATLSKLARDGKFKPKAAQKALVELGLDVEAVDPARA from the coding sequence ATGACAACGAAACTGCAAGAAGCCGCCAAGCAGGACTTTACCGCAGAAGTCTCCGAGTGGATCGAGGCGTTTGACGACGTCGTCGCCGCAGACTGGGAGCAGGGATCCGAGCTGCTTGAGGCTCTCCGAAAGCGCGCCCACGAGGCCGGAGTTCCAACGCCGAGCGAGCTGACAACTCCCTATCGCAACACTATTCCGAAGCATGACGAGATTGCGTATCCGGGCGACAGAGCGCTGGAGCGCCGGGTCGAGAGCCTGATTCGCTGGAACGCGATGGCGATGGTGCATGGCCAGAACAAGAAAGACGCAGGGATCGGTGGGCATATCTCGACCTACTCGTCGCTGGCTACGCTGCTTGAGGTTGGCTTCAATCACTTCTTCCATGCGAAGTACACGGCCAGTGGGCAGGAGCAGCCGGGAGACTTTGTCTACTTCCAGGGGCATGCTTCGCCGGGGGTGTATGCGCGGGCTTATCTCGAAGGGCGCCTGGACGACGATCGGCTGAAGAACTTTCGGCATGAGCTGAGAGAGACACCGGGGCTGAGCTCGTATCCGCATCCGTGGCTGATGCCGAACTTCTGGAATTTCCCGACGGTGTCGATGGGGATTGGGCCGCTGAATGCGATCTACCAGGCGCGGTTTATGCGGTATCTGGAGAACCGCAAGCTGATTGAGCCGACTGAGCGCAAGGTGTGGGCGTTTGTGGGCGATGGCGAGACGGATGAGGTCGATAGCCTGGGGGCGATCTCGGTGGCGGCGCGGGAGAAGCTGGATAATTTGATCTTCGTCGTCAACTGCAACTTACAAAGGCTTGACGGCCCGGTGCGCGGGAACAAGCGGATCATCGACGAGCTGGAGGGTGTCTTCCGCGGGGCTGGATGGAATGTGATCAAGGTGATCTGGGGTTCGGACTGGGATGCGCTGTTTGAGCGCGACCATACCGGGCTGCTTCTGCGACGGATGGAAGAGTGCGTGGATGGGGACTTCCAGAGGTTCAAGGCGAAGGATGGGGCTTATCTGCGGGAGCACTTCTTTGGGAAGTATCCGGAGCTGCTGGAGCTGGTGAAGGATATGACCGATCACCAGCTTGCGATGCTGCATCGCGGGGGGCATGACCGGACCAAGATCTATAACGCGTATAAGCGGGCGGTGGAGCACAAGGGCGGCCCGACGGTAATTCTGGCGAAGACGGTGAAGGGTTATGGGCTGGGTTCGGCGCAGGCCCGGAATGCGACACACTCCGAGAAGAAGCTGGCCGATGAGGGGCTGGCGGCGTTTGTGAAGCGGTTTGAGATTCCGATTCCGGAGGAGGCGGCGAAGTCGGGTACACCGTATCGGCCGGCGCAGGACTCTCCCGAGATTGTTTACATGCAGGAGCGGCGCAGGGAGCTGGGCGGATATCTGCCGACGCGTGAGGTGCCGAAGACTGAGTTCAAGGCTCCGGGGCTGGAGTACTTCGGCGAGTGGACGGCGGGGTCGAATAAACGCGCTGTGTCGACGACGATGGGGTTTGTGAGCATACTGCGGCACCTGATGAAGGACCCGGCGATTGGGAAGTTGATTGTGCCTATTGTGCCGGATGAAGGCAGGACGTTTGGGCTGGAATCGGCGATTCGACAGGTAGGGATCTATGCGCCGGAGGGCCAGAAGTACAGCCCGCATGATGCGGATATGCTGCTGTACTACCGCGAGGATAAGGATGGACAGATTCTCGAGGAAGGGATTACGGAGGCGGGGTCGATGGCCTCGTTTACCGCGGCGGGCACGGCTTATGTGAACTACAAGGTGCCGGCGATTCCCTTCTATATGTACTACTCGATGTTTGGATTCCAGCGCATCGGGGATATGGTGTGGGCGTTTGCGGACTCGCGCGGCAAGGGCTTTTTGATGGGCGGCACGGCTGGGCGCACGACGATGCTGGGTGAAGGATTGCAGCATCAGGATGGCCACAGCATCGTGCTGGCGAGCACTGTGCCGACTTGCGTTACCTATGATCCGGCATTTGTGTATGAGCTGGCAGTGGTGATTCAGGATGGGATTCGGCGGATGTATGAGAAGGGCGAGGACTGCTTCTACTACATCACGATGTACAACGAGGACTATGCGATGCCTGCGATGCCGGAGGGTTCGGCCGAGGGCATTCTGCGCGGGATGTACAAGCTGAAGCCTGCGAGCGGCGAGGCGACGGTGCAGTTGTTTGGCAGCGGGCCGATTTTGAACGAGGTGCTGCGGGCGCAGGAGATTCTGGCTTCGAAGTACAACGTGCATGCCGATGTCTGGAGCGTGACCAGCTATACGGAGCTTCGGCGGGATGCGTTGGCGGTGGAGCGGTGGAACAGGCTGCATCCGGCGGAGAAGGAGAGGGTTCCGTATGTGCTCGAGGCGCTTGGCAGCTCGGCTGGGCCGATTATTGCTACAAGCGACTATATGAAGTCGGTGCCGGATCTGCTTTCACCGTGGCTGCCTTCGCGTCTGGTGACGCTGGGAACCGACGGCTTCGGACGGAGCGACAACCGCGAGCATCTGCGGAGGCACTTTGAAGTGAGCGCCGAGGCGATCGTTGGCGCTACGCTGTCCAAGCTGGCTCGCGATGGCAAGTTTAAACCGAAGGCGGCGCAGAAGGCGTTGGTTGAGCTTGGGCTGGATGTGGAAGCGGTTGATCCGGCGCGTGCCTAG
- the argJ gene encoding bifunctional glutamate N-acetyltransferase/amino-acid acetyltransferase ArgJ, with product MQSDEIVKSQGLPQGFVWGAVKAGIKASGNADVAIAVAAKGANGAAMFTKNQVVAAPVTVGRRHMASTGGRVGVVLVNAGNANCATGQPGVDACVQTCVAAAERFHCIFDEVFPSSTGIIGVPFPSEKVVAALPELEQEMGATPEHADSFARAIMTTDTKMKVARALVDVDGVEVRIFGVAKGAGMIHPQLGAPVGPAHATMLVYLFTDIAAESEQLRGVLEPAVERSFNSISIDGDTSTNDTVLLLASGASGVKLDARTQEPFANALKLVCGSLAYQIVDDGEGVGHVVTLHITGARTEAEAKQVAKAIAHSPLCKTAWSSADPNWGRLLAAAGYSGVVFDPALVNITIGSQPVFELGVRSAAFQESAAHAEMQARDYTITMDLGLGEAECRFLTCDLTEEYVRINADYST from the coding sequence ATGCAGAGTGACGAGATCGTGAAGTCGCAGGGGTTGCCGCAGGGATTTGTTTGGGGCGCGGTGAAGGCGGGAATCAAGGCGAGCGGCAACGCGGATGTTGCGATTGCGGTCGCGGCTAAAGGTGCGAACGGCGCGGCGATGTTTACGAAGAACCAGGTGGTGGCGGCGCCGGTGACGGTGGGGCGGCGGCATATGGCCTCGACCGGCGGGCGCGTGGGCGTGGTGCTGGTGAATGCTGGGAATGCGAACTGCGCGACCGGGCAGCCTGGAGTCGACGCCTGCGTGCAGACCTGTGTCGCGGCGGCGGAGAGGTTTCACTGCATCTTCGACGAGGTCTTCCCTTCTTCAACTGGGATTATTGGCGTGCCGTTCCCTTCCGAGAAGGTAGTGGCCGCGCTGCCTGAGTTGGAGCAGGAGATGGGTGCGACGCCGGAGCATGCGGACTCATTTGCGCGTGCCATTATGACGACCGATACGAAGATGAAGGTGGCGCGAGCTTTGGTCGATGTCGATGGCGTCGAGGTACGGATCTTTGGCGTGGCGAAGGGTGCGGGGATGATTCATCCGCAGCTGGGTGCACCGGTGGGGCCGGCACATGCGACGATGCTGGTTTATCTGTTTACCGATATTGCGGCGGAGAGTGAACAACTGCGCGGGGTGCTGGAGCCGGCGGTTGAGCGGAGCTTCAATTCGATCTCGATCGATGGCGATACTTCGACTAACGATACGGTGTTGCTGCTGGCCAGCGGAGCGAGTGGAGTAAAGCTGGATGCACGGACGCAGGAGCCGTTTGCGAATGCGCTGAAGCTGGTGTGTGGGTCGCTGGCGTACCAGATTGTGGATGACGGCGAGGGCGTAGGTCATGTCGTCACGCTGCACATTACCGGTGCGCGGACTGAGGCTGAGGCGAAGCAGGTGGCGAAGGCGATTGCTCATTCGCCGTTGTGCAAGACGGCGTGGTCGAGTGCGGACCCGAACTGGGGGCGGCTGCTGGCTGCGGCTGGATACAGTGGAGTGGTGTTTGATCCGGCTCTGGTGAATATCACGATTGGGAGCCAGCCGGTGTTTGAGCTTGGAGTGCGGTCGGCTGCGTTCCAGGAGTCGGCGGCGCATGCGGAGATGCAGGCTCGGGATTACACGATCACGATGGATCTGGGATTGGGTGAGGCGGAGTGCCGGTTTCTGACTTGTGATCTGACGGAAGAGTATGTGCGGATTAATGCGGATTACTCGACTTAG
- a CDS encoding Gfo/Idh/MocA family oxidoreductase, producing MAAEIGVAVIGFGLAGQVFHAPFVSAVPGLKLEAIVQRRGDEAAKAYPSARILRSFEEALSDPAVQLVVVGTPNETHFDLAKQALLAGKHVVVDKPFAATSEETLELKELGQKQRRVLAPFHNRRWDGDFLTVKKILQNESVGRLVTYESHFDRFRPVPRENTWKEGASGCNGLLFDLAPHLVDQVLTLFGAPEGITASVRMDRDSTDIEDAFDITLEYPKMRAHCRSSMLACDAAPRFLLHGTRGSFKKFGLDPQEPALLGGAKLPRMGEGEWLADAEEHWGTLTVAPDPNDPGTLTRTKVRTELGDYRFYYANVRDAINGTAELAVKPEDGYRTIKLLEMARQSSLEGRTLPISF from the coding sequence ATGGCTGCTGAGATTGGCGTTGCGGTAATCGGGTTTGGGTTGGCAGGGCAGGTGTTTCACGCACCTTTTGTGAGTGCTGTTCCTGGGCTGAAGCTGGAGGCGATTGTCCAGCGCAGGGGCGACGAGGCTGCGAAGGCCTACCCTTCGGCGCGGATTCTGCGGTCGTTTGAGGAGGCGTTGAGCGATCCCGCGGTGCAGCTTGTGGTGGTGGGAACACCGAACGAGACTCACTTCGACCTGGCGAAGCAGGCTTTGCTGGCGGGCAAGCATGTGGTCGTCGACAAGCCCTTTGCTGCGACCAGCGAAGAGACGCTGGAGCTGAAGGAGCTTGGGCAGAAGCAGCGGCGAGTGCTGGCTCCGTTTCATAATCGGCGCTGGGATGGCGACTTTTTGACGGTGAAGAAGATCTTGCAGAACGAGTCGGTGGGGCGGCTGGTGACGTACGAGTCGCACTTCGACCGGTTCCGGCCGGTGCCTCGCGAGAATACGTGGAAGGAGGGAGCGAGCGGCTGTAATGGTCTGCTGTTCGACCTTGCTCCTCACCTTGTGGACCAGGTGCTGACGCTGTTTGGCGCGCCGGAGGGGATCACGGCGAGCGTTCGGATGGATCGGGACTCGACCGATATCGAAGATGCGTTCGACATTACGCTGGAGTATCCGAAGATGCGGGCGCACTGCCGGTCGAGCATGTTGGCCTGCGACGCTGCGCCGAGGTTCCTGCTGCATGGAACTAGGGGGAGCTTCAAGAAGTTTGGTCTTGATCCGCAGGAGCCGGCGCTGCTGGGTGGAGCGAAGCTGCCACGCATGGGCGAGGGGGAGTGGCTGGCCGACGCCGAGGAGCACTGGGGCACGCTGACGGTCGCTCCCGACCCGAATGATCCTGGCACCCTGACCCGGACTAAGGTGAGGACCGAGCTGGGAGACTACCGCTTCTACTACGCCAATGTTCGCGATGCGATCAACGGTACGGCTGAGCTGGCCGTGAAGCCGGAGGACGGCTATCGGACGATCAAGCTGCTCGAGATGGCGCGGCAGAGTTCTCTGGAGGGTCGCACGCTGCCTATCTCCTTCTGA
- a CDS encoding TolC family protein yields the protein MSKSKTVGAAQASVRYLGFCLFLACSLPHAQGQGSQAAQTPASGPGTATNSSAVANAQQNLYTASGQNGAQPTQDSFKGSVVTGKATEGVLDLSLDDAIQRGLRQNLGLILQTSSVKNAAGQRLEELQPLLPTVTASASVEVEQVNLAAFGLKFPGLQPIIGPFQVVDFRAYLTQNLVNVSALKNYLAAKHNFQGARLTAEDARDLVALTVGNAYLLCIADTARIEAVTAELATSKVSLDQAVAAHDAGTSPKLDVLRAQVDYQNEEQTLISAKNSLEKDKLALARTIGLPLDQVFRLTDLVPFQALDNVDPQAAFVQALKTRKDLKAYAEQVKSASDEKTSAWAYQLPVASFSGDYGDIGTTPGHSHGTFTATGLVSAPVLQIAKTRGQEQVADAQYEQARAKLSDQVQQVNQDVRDSLLDIQSAAKLVESTHSNVDLANEALSEAQQRFHAGVSDNLPVSQAQSQTEQANDQYISALYQHNVAKLALARALGIAQTNYKDYLGGK from the coding sequence ATGAGCAAAAGCAAAACAGTGGGCGCTGCTCAGGCGTCAGTTCGTTATCTCGGGTTCTGCCTCTTTCTAGCCTGCAGTCTGCCGCATGCACAAGGGCAGGGCAGTCAGGCGGCGCAGACCCCAGCCAGCGGCCCCGGCACAGCCACCAATAGCTCTGCCGTAGCGAACGCACAGCAAAATCTGTACACCGCCTCCGGCCAGAACGGCGCCCAGCCAACACAGGACTCCTTCAAGGGCAGCGTGGTCACCGGCAAGGCGACCGAGGGGGTTCTCGACCTCTCGCTCGATGACGCCATCCAGCGCGGTCTGCGCCAGAACCTCGGCCTCATCCTGCAAACCTCATCCGTCAAGAACGCCGCCGGCCAGCGCCTCGAGGAGCTGCAGCCGCTCCTGCCCACCGTCACCGCATCGGCAAGCGTCGAGGTCGAGCAGGTCAACCTCGCCGCCTTCGGCCTGAAGTTTCCTGGCCTCCAGCCCATCATCGGCCCTTTTCAGGTGGTCGACTTCCGCGCCTACCTCACCCAGAACCTGGTCAACGTCTCAGCGCTCAAGAACTACCTCGCCGCGAAGCATAACTTCCAGGGCGCACGCCTCACCGCGGAGGATGCACGCGACCTCGTAGCCCTGACCGTAGGCAACGCCTATCTGCTGTGCATTGCAGACACCGCCCGCATCGAAGCGGTCACCGCGGAGTTGGCCACATCAAAGGTCTCGCTCGATCAGGCCGTAGCCGCACACGATGCCGGCACCAGCCCCAAGCTCGACGTCCTCCGCGCCCAGGTGGACTACCAGAACGAGGAGCAGACCCTGATCTCGGCGAAGAACAGCCTCGAAAAGGACAAGCTGGCCCTGGCGCGAACCATCGGGCTGCCCCTCGACCAGGTCTTCCGCCTCACCGACCTCGTCCCCTTTCAGGCGCTCGACAACGTCGATCCGCAGGCCGCATTTGTGCAGGCTCTCAAGACGCGGAAAGACCTGAAGGCCTACGCCGAACAGGTGAAGTCTGCCAGCGATGAAAAGACCTCGGCCTGGGCCTACCAGCTTCCCGTCGCCAGCTTCTCGGGAGACTACGGCGACATCGGCACCACGCCCGGCCACTCCCATGGAACCTTCACCGCAACCGGCTTGGTCAGCGCCCCCGTCCTTCAGATCGCCAAGACCAGGGGACAGGAGCAGGTCGCCGACGCCCAGTATGAACAGGCGCGTGCGAAGCTCTCCGACCAGGTCCAGCAGGTCAATCAGGATGTGCGCGACAGTCTGCTCGATATTCAGTCCGCGGCAAAGCTGGTCGAATCCACGCACTCGAATGTGGATCTCGCCAACGAGGCCCTCAGCGAGGCGCAGCAGCGCTTCCACGCCGGGGTTTCGGACAACCTGCCCGTCTCGCAGGCGCAGTCCCAGACCGAGCAGGCGAACGACCAATACATCAGTGCGCTCTACCAGCACAACGTCGCCAAGCTTGCCCTGGCCCGTGCCCTCGGCATAGCGCAGACCAACTACAAAGATTATCTCGGAGGAAAGTAA